ATAAAATTCTAATTAGATTATAATATTTGAAACAAAGTTAAAACTAGGGATTACGAATATCTTAAATAAACAAGGTTAAAATTAAACAAGCTACAACTCGAGATTAGGAATATCTTAAATAAAAAGGCTAAAATTCGGGAATTATAAGCTCTTAAACTAGCTTACAAACTTAGACAATAAGAAATAAAATTGAGTTGTTCCAATTCTAGAATTAATTTTCGAATTGAATATTGACAtgcaattttttatttttattttaaagaaTAGAATTCTAATTAGAGTATAATAGTTGAAATAAAGTTAAAACTTGGGATTAGGAATATCTTAAATAAACAAGGCTAAAATTAAACAAGCTACAATTCGGGATTAGGAATATCTTAAATAAAAAAGGCTAAAATTTGGGAATGATAAGCTCTTAAACAAGCTTACAAACTTAGACAATAAGAAACAAAATTGAATTGTTCCAATTCTAGAATTAATTGTCGAATTGAATATTGacatgtaatttttatttttattttaaaaaataaaattctAATTAGATTATAATATTTGAAATAAAGTTAAAAGAATTATGACTGATTTGTTTTATGTCCCTAATCAAAttctataatattatatttttttatttttttccgtgTCGAATATTTTTTACATACATTTAAATATTTTTTAATACAGATTATTATAAGAAACTTTCATGATGTATTCAGATATTTTATTCTTCTATGTGTAAGTTTACCATTCAATAGACGGACCGAGTGTCTTCTTACTAAAAACAAGGGATCAAGGTGAAATATATACCTAATAAGTAAGAAAAACAGAATTTCCACTTTAAAATATTTTAACCAGCAAGCAGTACAATGTTGATTGAtttaataaaaagaaaaacgaTTTATCATAAAGGGCATGATTATTTAACATTACGAAATATTTAGCTAATTAACTAATTAATCATGGGTAAACCTCAATCACAGATCTTGCACCCAAAATTGGGTATATCTTATAATGGTTGAACCCTGCACTTGAAAACAGGCTGGGACCATTCTTTCTCATTTCTCTCTTTACCGGTCGTTAGAGCCATCATCTCCATGTCGAGTAATAGTTGAACTTGATCATCATGTGACGACCCCTTAATGGCTTCACGGCCATTTTTATTTCCCATTACTATGTCTATGACAATCACCTTTCCGCCATTGCCATGATAACTTGAAATCGCTTCTTTGCATCTTTTTAGTATTCCTACACATTCTTCATCGTTCCAATCGAGCAGTATCCACTTGATTACATGCATATTATAATGAACATTAGCGTATTATTATTTTTGTGCAAAATTAACAGTGTTTAATTGAATAAGAAACATATAAATTAATGTTAATAAATAGCCCTTATCTTCCCCATCACCTACCTACAGTTTTTAATAATCTTTACGCTAAAAGTTTCATTCGAgataattaacacttacaaactcgAGTATATAAATTTCATTAATAAAATTTCAACCTttataaaaaaatgaaaaaaaattaaaaaaaaaaaaaaaacccgtaCCTTCATAATACCGCATTTGCACTAGGAATTTCCTTCAACATGTCACCTGGGACATATTTCaagttattgaagtctttcaaatcaACAAGGACGTGAGGAAGATCAAGCACAATGCATTCTATGTTAGGAAATTCTTGAGCTATGACATTTGCCAAAGTTCCGGTGCCTCCTCCGACATCCACAAGTGACTCCAATCCCTCAAACACACTTCTAGACTTCTTAATCACCATAGTCCCGACAAAGTGACTATCGCTAGCCATGGCatcattaaatactttgttaaccctAGGCTCATCCCCAGCAAGCTCCCAGAAACTCTTTGAATGTGCCGTGTAATACGGCGTCGGATCATCATTTTGTAGCCAAGTGCTCATACTTTGCCATGGTGCCATCAAATTTGTGTCAAGTATCATAAGTGAAAATGGAGTAACATTTAAAGGATTATCCTTGAGTAGAAGATAAGAAGCGCTTGTGAGGACATAGCCGTCTTCTCGAGTATTAGGAACCTTTTGTTGAGTGAAGAAGCCGGAATGAACTAAATTACGCATAAGACGATAAACGGAATCGGATTTTTTGGGATTGATTGGAAGTATGGAAAGTAATTTGGAAAGTGTCATTGGCTGGCCATGTTTGTAGATGATATCTGGTATGCCTAGCTCAATGGCACACTTGAGTGTCATGGATGTAATGAAGTTGAATGTATGTTTCCATATGTGAGTATGAGCTTCAAGTAGCTCGTCATCAGTCACTTGATAATTAGTTGAATTCATTTGGTGCTGATCGTGAATATAATTAAAGACCTCTTTATATATACACACTCTATTTACTAGTTAAAATTTGGATTTTAAAAGAAAATATGAAATTCAGGTTCCACCCATTTGCTAGCACACGTTGATTTAATGTTTACCATATATTCAATTTGGGGCAGCAAGTGCAACTATCATACAAATTACAGGTGATCATGATGTCGATATATGGTCAACTACGACATAGTCGAATGTTTAAGGCATCCGTCTCCCACTTTGAGGTTGAATATTCAAATCCCACTGAGACCATATAAAAAAAATGAGGTTGATATATGTCTCGATATGTTACAAATTTCTTGGAATTTATTAATTTAGTATTTGAATGCATTATGTGGTGTACATCAAGTTCTTGGATGAAAATAGACATGAGAGGCTGTGGGTAAATATGTTCTGAGTAACTTATTAATTATTCTATCAACCATAAAGCATAAGGATTGCATTCCTATGGATTCTCTAGCCATTTTACATAATCCTAGACTCGAGAGAAGACTTTTATTTCGAATAAACATTCCTTAAGTTTGTTTTAACTTGGTCTTAATATTATggtttataattatttatttgttCTGAATACTTATACTCTCTCCGTCCTAAATTAGATGTTAATATAAACATATTTTTATCCCAAAATACATGATAAGTTTAAGGTAAAAAAGGCAGTTACTCCCATTTTATTAACcattataagttatatatattttacattttATGTATACGTTAAGATTTTATTTTAACATataatttttaatacattttacgatCAAATTCTATAAGTGATTATACCACATGCATATACAACATACGAGAACGCATTTGAGTAGTATTTTGGACGCGAGCGGATCTCTCACATAATTAAATTTCGGTCACAGTTAGGTTGAACTAACTTTTTCAATACATTTTTGTATTGTATACATCACTCATATGCTAAAACTTATGAAGGTTATGTTGGTCAAATTACCATTTTCATCATTATTTCTTAATCTATATGAAATCTAAAAAAATTAGATCTAATTTGAGACGAAAATAATATTTCGAATAAATATTCCCAGACGATTTTTTCTTACACAATAATCATGTTCTttcatatata
This genomic stretch from Rutidosis leptorrhynchoides isolate AG116_Rl617_1_P2 unplaced genomic scaffold, CSIRO_AGI_Rlap_v1 contig607, whole genome shotgun sequence harbors:
- the LOC139884824 gene encoding probable O-methyltransferase 3, with amino-acid sequence MTLKCAIELGIPDIIYKHGQPMTLSKLLSILPINPKKSDSVYRLMRNLVHSGFFTQQKVPNTREDGYVLTSASYLLLKDNPLNVTPFSLMILDTNLMAPWQSMSTWLQNDDPTPYYTAHSKSFWELAGDEPRVNKVFNDAMASDSHFVGTMVIKKSRSVFEGLESLVDVGGGTGTLANVIAQEFPNIECIVLDLPHVLVDLKDFNNLKYVPGDMLKEIPSANAVLIKWILLDWNDEECVGILKRCKEAISSYHGNGGKVIVIDIVMGNKNGREAIKGSSHDDQVQLLLDMEMMALTTGKERNEKEWSQPVFKCRVQPL